The DNA region TGGTATGCCGAACCCATCATCACGTTCCCGACCCACGCCGCCTTCACTTCCGACACGCATCCCGCGCCGATGAGTTGATCGAAGAGCAGGTCTGAAATGGGACCTATCAGAGTCAGATTTTTTCTGCGCTGTCGTATGATCTCATGCGCCGCTGCGTAAACGATCATCTGCTCCATGAATGTACTCATGGCAACCGAGGAGCTGTTTAGAACGTATCGTTCAACAGCTTCTTTCATTGACAGCAGCTTACTCTCCATTTTCAACCGTTTGCTTTCCGGGAGTTCCAGCCCGTCCAAAAGCCGAGCGGGTCGTATTCCCTTATAACCTTCAGCTCATCAGACCGTGGCGGCTCCGTTTCGCCGACAGCTTCAGGTATATCAAGTTCGAATCCGGTTGCATCCCGAACCTCGCTCGCCGTGAAGCCGGGATGTAAGCTTCTCGGTTTCATTCGTCCTTCATCCGAAAAATCGAATATCCCCATAGTTGAAATAACCGCTGCCGGACCGCCTCCTGTCAGTCCAGCCTTTTTCCGCCAGTTTTTTCCATCTCCGTGTCCGGGTGAGGTCATGTAGTTTACTTTTTCCACAAATCTGTGCTTCTCGTGCTTCATGATTATCAATACCTTTTTAGCAAGGGAGGCAATATCGCAAGCGCCGCCGCTGCCCGGAAGACGGGTCTCACCGTTTCCGCTTTTGACAACCGTAGAATTCAAGTTGCCCTGCTTATCCACTTCCGCGCCGCCGAGGAATCCCACATCTACTTTTCCCTGCTGGAGATA from Candidatus Neomarinimicrobiota bacterium includes:
- a CDS encoding CoA-transferase, whose product is MNEGTGYTLRELMICAAAREIADGDVVFVGMRLPLIAFVLAKSIYAPNSVGLFENGIIRSTPSPSLIYTMGDSPNITGAAFTGEMLPVMAYLQQGKVDVGFLGGAEVDKQGNLNSTVVKSGNGETRLPGSGGACDIASLAKKVLIIMKHEKHRFVEKVNYMTSPGHGDGKNWRKKAGLTGGGPAAVISTMGIFDFSDEGRMKPRSLHPGFTASEVRDATGFELDIPEAVGETEPPRSDELKVIREYDPLGFWTGWNSRKANG